The nucleotide sequence TCAATAAAAATCTTGCCGGGAATTTCAACCCGTCGAAGGAAAAAAGAGCATCTCGCACCAATCAAATTACACAGTTGTGCTATCCTAAAAAAATAAGATCTGAAATTACACCTGGAGGTTTCCCAAACCAAATATGTTGATGATCTAATGTCAATCCCAATTTTGCCAATCTATGAGCCACTTTGTTTGCCTCCCTTCAAGAATAAGAAAGCTTCGTGTGGGGATAGAACACATAAAAAAGCGGGCATCTTTCACAACGTGCCCCACTGAAGAAGGATCATCAGCCTCCTCCTGTTCGAGCACCGCGACCACTAGCTGCACATCACCTTCGAATTCCACATATGTAGCAATGGGCCTCTTGCTCCTCGCCCGTTCTTGCCTGCAAGCTAAGCAAACAATTAATGCATCAACAACCAGTTCCAGAATGGATGGCCATAAGGCTCTATTCTAACAGCCTCACATATGTCCTtcaggtatcgtttggtatgcagatgggacgggacggaacggaatgggacgggacgggacagaacAGGACGAAAcagaacggagcgggagcaaagatgccctcggatggaaacaaggaggaagaaggagtcGGAGAGGTTATagttttgtgttccacggatgtggaacgagtcgttccaggggggtgaggtggaacgaaaattcacccaaaactcgtcccgtggaacagctcgttccacccgttttaggcgcaccaaacgtgggacggaacgccttgtcccactctgttccgtcccgtcccacgtaccaaacggtacctaaaaGTGCCTCACAAGCAGTCAAATAGCGCCTTACTAGCTCCGCTGTCCTACAATTTGCCGGTTGACTATTCCAACCATCCAATATTCCGGCCTTCCAATCTATTGATGATCTAGTCTATGTTGAGCAGCCTTAACAGATGCAAGCTGAAAACCACTGGAAAAACAGAAAGGATCCTCACATATATGCATTTAACTTAGATTAGTTTTAAGTAGAAACTACATTCATTTCGGACAAAGTACCTGTCTTCATACTGCCCTCGAGAACAAATTCCCTGCTTGATCATGCTGAAATGGCCAGGAATGTGTCCTTCAAACTTCTTAAAATCTGTAGATACAGTAAATATTAGACCATATATAGCTAAAGAATAAAGGCTTGGACACATGTCCGCAGACCTTATCCAAAATTAACtaaatatgtatgtatatacaaTTACATAAATACATGCAGCATACATATAATCGATAATCTATACTTCTACTCACTCTGAATGCAAAATCCATGCTTACAACTTCTCAATCGAAATCTAACGGTTGACATCTACATCCTAGCAGAGAGAACGTTtcttttttggaaaattatCAGTTATTGGATGAAGGCTGGCGAACAAAAACTTTTGTACTCATTGGTGAAATGTAAATCATGATTAGGAGGACCAGTAGATATGTACCAACTTACAGGCAGGTTCATAATATTCTGACTATACATATATAAGTTATGTTCAAAATACGAGGACCTGTAAATAATCTTGAATGTAACATAGATTGCATTGCCATGACCAAAGATAAATTAGACAAAATGCTGAATTACAATAATCAATTAACAATATACTACGGGCAATATGATTGTCTTAAAAGgaatgtttggatgagggattTGAAAGTGCGAGGGCTTTAGGCTAAATTAGTTCAAATTCACTACAAAATATTAGATGGAAGGCTATGAAAGACTAGATGCAATGCATCGAGAAGGATTTGTAAATGACCGCTTAAATGGAgacatttaaaaatactttgTTTACGTGTGTAATGATCATGTAGTGCATTTCAAATATCTATGTCTACTGCTTTGTAGATGCAAACAGAGTCACAAGTCGTGTTATCTGTTGACGTGATAACAAAAGTCCCTCACCTCCACTATTAGGGTTTGTGACATCATTATGTGTGCATTATCAGATTCCTTGCTTTTCTATTTATGATAACCTCTGGGAATACTATGAAGACCCTGACCATATGAGCACAAGCATTGCAGGTGATCCAGAACGATGAGTCAAAACCTGTTTGCGACGTCTACATTAAACTCCTGAAAACAATGGTCGTATTGTAGGGTCCTCACAGAACAACCTTGATATAACAAACAAAAGTAAGGCAGACTTCCATACCGAGTAGAGATATAGAGCTCATGGTTCAGAGCGATGCCTTGCATTGGTCCTTCGGAAACcctgaaataaaattaaaaaaggaatcTTGTGACTTAATGCTCTTTTCTTAATTGATTAATGCATTTCAGCCAATCAGAGTGGTAGCCAGTCAGAACCTTGATTCTGAGTTCCAAATGCAGAATATCAAAGTCCTTCATAAGAAttagaaaaaaagagaagaattcAGAGAGTTTGAGCTTCACTGGTTTTCTCCAACTCCCGTTAATTCCACACCAAAATGGGAAAAATCTTGTTTGCAAACCAAGATGTTAAACATCATTCCACTGTTTTCTCTCTGCATCAATGAAGCAAAAATACGTTAGACCCATCATGTTGTCCTGACTGATAGcatatgaaaaatcaaataaaaaatagaatgcAATACATAAGTAAGTGTAATGGATTTCTGTAAATACATGCGACATATTGACAAAACTCTCATTAATTATTTCCTCATTAACAAGGTGATAATTTTGCCAGGGTCATATATCCATGTGAATACGACAACCTGAGTACAAacgatttgattatttttgcaTCCCAAATACCACATATCCTGTGATTTCATCCAAAAACAGTTCAGAATATTCATCTAAAGAACTTAGTCATTAACAGAGGAGATCCATATGATTTTACAATGAAGtcacaaatttgacaaaataattcatcaatttacaaaaaaaaagtaaacatgTTACCACTGCAGCACTTGAAAGTTAAAAGTATCACAAGCAGACAATAGATGCCTTACTAGCTCCGCTGTCGTACATTTTGCTGGTTGATTCTTCCAACCATCCAATATTCCGACCTTCCAATCTATTGATGATCTGGTTGACTCAACTAGTATATAAAAGCCTAGCATTAAATATGAAAATGCAGGATGTGGCAGGACTTATATCTCTGGTTTTGTTCATCTTGTTATATACAGGTAGAAAACAATGGATATCTGGCAAAACATTTCCTGGATGAAGTTCACTTAAAATCCTGTTTTCCCCAGTTTGCATGAAACTCCTAGTGATTAGGGTTTGCATTGCTATCTGTAATAATGTAAATGATCGCATAACCATGGTTCAGAGTTTTACCAAGAAAATTTCTAACATACGACGATCTGCTCCAGCCATCCTCCATCAAAATTAGGTGAAAGTGTATCATCAATTTCTCTGCAGCATGTTTCACCGAAACAGTTAATGAATCAGTCGCTCGCCTCCTTAGTGGACGATCCAGAAGAATCCAAATAAAGGTACTTTAAAGATTTACCATCAAAGTCGCACGTCATCATACATATAGAAATTTCAAATTAGAAAACATACCTTGTTGTCCTACTACAACTTTAGATATTCACGTGATTGCTCATAAAATCCACAATGGTAGAGAAGAGTGTTCCTTCGGATCAGCTTCAAGGAGAACAAGATGTTCACAAGCTGTGACAAAGTAACCATTAGCAGATGCAAGCTGAAAGCCACTGGAAAAATACCAAGTATCCTTATATATATGCACATATCTTAGATTAGTTTATGTAGAAAGTACATTCATTTCAGACAAAGTACCTGTCGATTGATCTATCAATAAAGTTAGCAGCATGTGCTGCCCTTCAAGAACAAATTCCCTGGTTGATCCTGCTGAAATGGCCAGAATAAGTTACTTTCAAAATATGAGGACCTGTAAATAATCTTGAATGTAACATAGATCTATCaattaaatggcaaaagaatacCTAAGTTACAACACTAATCAATTAACAATATTCCACAGGCAACATGATAATGTAAAGTTTGGATGAGAGATTTGAAAGTGTCAAGGGCTCAAGGCTAAATTAGTTGGAGGGATATGAAAGACTAGATGCATGCATCGAGAGGGATTTGTAAATGACTGCTTGAAAGGAGACATTTATAAATACTTTGTTTATGTGTGTAATGATCATGTAGTGCATTTTAAATGTCTATATCTAATGTTTTGTAGTTGATTTCTAACAAATTTATCCTAAATTGCTTGGTACTATCAAATCCTTCATCCAAACACAAGGTGAGAGAACTAGGAGTTTCAGCATACACAACTCACTGACATAGGACAATACAAATTAAGGCAAAACAAACAGATGTCAAAATCCAAAATGCCTTACTTCTTTGAGTCATTATGTGTGCATTATGCCATTAGCAGACTCCTTGCTTTTTTCTTTATGAAACCTATGGGAAGACTATGAAGATCGTGAGGAAAGAATATCTCCGCATAGAAATCCAAAAAGCCCCATAAGCGAAGCATTTCAAAATTTCTGAGTATACGAGCACAAGCATTGCAGGTGATCCTGAAACATGTGTCAAAACCTGTTTGCGAAGTCTACATTAAACTCCTAAAAACAATGCCGGTATTGTAGCATTCTCATAGAACAATCTTGAAATAACAAAGAAGTATGGTAGACTTCCATAACGAGCGGAGACATAGAGCTCATGGTTCAGATTGATGCCTTGCATTGGTCCTTCGGAAACCctgaaataaaattagaaaaggAATCTTGTGACCTAATGgtcttttcttaatttattcatatttgtCCAGCCAATCAAAGTGGTAAAAAGTTAGAAACCTTGATTCTAAGTTCCAAATGTAGAATATCAAAGCTCATAAGAATTAGAAGCAATGAGAAGATTTCAGAGCGTTTTACCTTCACTGGTTTTCTCCAACTCCAATTATTTCCACGTCAAATGGGAAAAAATCGTCTTTAAACCTTTCTTCTCATCATTATCGAACGTCGATGTCAACTCGAGCTCAACCCTTTTCCATACCTCATCTAGAAAAAATGGTCCTGATTCAAAGATGAAGAAATAATGATTTATAGTGATTTATGGTCCTGATTCAAAGATGAAGAAATAATGATTTATAATGATTTATAGATTCACGAATATAATCCATCAATAATGATcatgaaacaagaaaagaaaaggaaacgtAAGATACACTCCAGTATTCAACAACTTACGATGGAATCTGTAAGAATGCAGCAGCCAGCCAAATTCACACGTTGTTTTTGTGCAGAAACATATCGGCACCTATGTAAAGATGACAGATGCAATGAAAGATGAGTAAGCATTCCACCGTATTCAAACCACAACagtaagaggaaaaaaaacatCATCAAGAAGTTACCTCGTCCTGTGCAGGAGAATCATATTGGTGTCATAGCTAACCTGAGCACCCAATAACTTAATTGGTAATTGTACGCAGTAATTTATGCAAGCAAACACTTGTTGCTCTTGGATGATATTGTCCTGAAATTTAATTGATTGGTGAATTAAACACAGTATATCTGACAGTAAACAATTGAAGTGAAACTTTTATAGAATCTGAATCTCGTATGTACGTACCTGACTTTGATTTGAGATCTCAAATGATGACTTGGTTGTCTATCTGGATGCAAGGAATGTGAGCTATCTTGCTCCACTCTTCTCCCGTCTTCTCCTGACACCTCTTCTCCAGAGAAGAAGAGTAGTTGATTCTCAGAAGACGGAGCGATGCCGGCAAACCCTCTTTTGGCAGGGATTCGAGACTCTTACAGCTTCTAATTTCCAGCTGTTGAAGAGAAGTGAGGTGTTGAAGTCCCCTTCCCTCCAAAGATTTCAGACTTTTCATTCCATAGATTTCGAGAGTGTGAAGAGTGGTAGGGAGCAGCTGTTCCTTGAGCACCGTCTCCAACACATCCTCGCTTCTCCAGATCTTAAATGTTCGAAGGGAGACAAGTCGTTGCAAACCCCAGTACTCCACTGAAGGCCTCAGTTTCTCACAACCACTGATTCGAAATGATTGTAGGTTGGGAGGCAAACCTCCTTCTGCAAATGACTCAACATTTGGAAGACCAGATATCTGCAAATCTCTAAGGGCGGTGAGTGTGTGTATTCGATCGGGCAACAACTTCAAATTCTTGCATCCACTGACTTCTAAACCAGCCAGGGTGGGAGCGGGCAACCCCCCGTGGGGAAAAGAGACCAGATTTCGACAATTATAGATACAGAGAGAATCGAGATGAGTGAGATTTTCAACATCAGCTCCTTCTCCAATGGAAAGGGATTCTAGATTTTTACTGCCGTCGAGATAAAGAGATGAAAGTTTGCGGAAAACGCCCAGCGGGAAGGACCTGAGCGAATCACAGCTattaaataaactgaaatgttGAAGGGATGTCAATTTGGCCATCATCTCATGAGATAGGAATTCTAATCTCCTGCAATAAACTATCTCAAGTGATTTCAACGAAGTGGGTAGACCATTTCTAGGGAACGACAAGAGGGACCCGCAATTATGGAGAGTCAACTTTTGAAGACAACTGCTCAAGTGCGGCTGCAAGCAATCTGTGCGACTGAAATTTTGAATCCTTAGTGTGGAAAGCGAGGGCAGCGACTCCGTCTCCAGTAACGACGAGAGACCAGGGCATCCTCTTATTTCTAGATACTGAAGAGATTGTCGCAAGGATTCCGTGTTAACAATGAGAGACCAGGGTATCCATCTACTTCTTGTAGCCCTTTCATGCAGAACCCCGCAGTCGGACACTTCAAGTTTTTTCAAGCAAGGAAGATAATCCGGCAAGTTTCCCCTCAGCTTCGGACAACTCTCTAAAACCAGCTCCTCGAGACAAGGAAAGTCTGGACATTGACCTCTACCTGGACTTGGCAGCCATGCTTCCCACTCTGGCATCTCTCTAAACTCCAGCCTCTCTAAAGAACGAaatggctgaattaaagaagtTCCATTGACACCATAAAACTCAGCACCAATACTCATAACAAATTTCATCTTCTCTATATGGAGCTCCTTAAGAGCAGGCAACTGCCCAACTGGTGGCAACGACCAACAACTACTAAAACCACTGAGGCGCATGACTTTTATGTTGGAGAAGGAAGAGTCTCCCAACCAATTCGGAAAGCTTGTTCCACCATAACATCTGATGATCAGTTTCGCCAAATTTACAGAAGGTTGTAATCTTTCAAGTACATTTCTCTCTTTTATGGAATCATCGGCATCCTTCGTACCCCACACCAACTGTATTTCATTGAGATCTTTCTTATCCTTCAAATTGGCCCGCAAGGCATCCACAACATGGACTACATTCTCTAGATTCATGATAGAAAGTTCCCCTCCAAGATTGGGTAACTCCCCCAATTCTTCAATGCCACCGGACCTTGTAGATGTCCCCAACACATAAGCAGTGAGTGTTCTCAAACTTTTAAGTCTACCCATTTGCACCGGCATCTCCCTTATACGAGTTTTTCTAATATCAAGGTGGCGCAATTTAATCAGTTTCCTCATGTCTACAGGCAATTCAACAAGAGAGGAACAACCTACCAACAATAGAGTTTGCAAATTGTAGAGACAACTCACGGTATCCGGTAACCTTTTAATTGCAGTGTAAGAGAGGTCAATGTAGCGCAAATGTATGTGGTCCCCGATGCAATCAGGTAAGTGACTGATGTTTTCATATCTTGCCAAAGACAGTGCCCGTGAACATTTTAGTGTTGGCAACAAATCACTTGGAACCTTACTACTTACATATTCCCAATTTGACTTTCTTAAAGACATGGGTAAGAAGGTGCGCAGATATTCAACTCCATTTAATGGCTGAAATTTTTTAGCGGCATCAAATTTTCCTTTCAAATATGACAAATGTCGTACTCTTTTAGGAACTTCATGTGATCCTTCCTCATCCATCCTAAAACAAATTTCTCTAGACACGAACATAGCCAAGTCattaatgagatcatgcatTGTGAACCCATGCTCCTCAGTTCTTGATCTTTGAATTAGTGATCTTGATACTAATTCATTAAAATAGTTCTCCCCAACCTCCTCCATTCTTTCCTCACCCTCAGCTTGTGAAATTAAACCCACAGCCATCCAAAGTTGAACTAAATTATGTTTCTCAAATTCATGGTCCTTTGGAAAAATTGAGCAATAagcaaaacattgttttaaatAAGTAGGAAGGTGATGGAAACTCAATCTTAGAGATGGAAGAATACTATTTGCTTGTGGTAGCTCCCAAAGATTGCTATTCAATATATGATTCCATTTCTTGTAGTCCATGTTGCAACTTAAGAGACCTCCAAGTGCTTTCGCAGCTAAAGGCAGACCTTTGCACTTACGTGCAATTTTTTTACCAATTTCTTCCAAGTCTGGATGTGCACTTGCATTTTCATTTCTAAACGCATGTTTTGCAAGTAACAACCAACAATCATCATGTGACAATTGTTTTAAAGAGTGAATAGGAACAGTGTGCACGATGGATGCAACACTTTCGTTCCTTGTTGTCACAATGACCTTACTTCCTCTCGCCCCATAAGTGAAAGGAGCTTGAAGAACACTCCAATCATTATAATCGTCATTCCAAAGGTCATCCAACACAAGTAGAAACCTTTTCCCCATTAGTTGTTCCCTAAGAGCAACTTGAAGCAAGCTCATATCTGACGTATCACAGGGTTTTGAAGCAATTGACTGAACAAGGGTTTTAGTGACCCTAATAGCATCAAAATCTTCGGAGACACATGCCCAAGCTCGAACATCAAACTGCTCTTTCACCCTGTCATTATTGTAAAGGAGCTGAGCAAGGGTTGTCTTACCAACTCCTCCCATTCCCACTATGGGGATTACAGATGCATTGCCGCCCCTTGCATCATCAGATAGCAACAGTTTTTTCAATTTCGCTTCATCTTCATCCCTACCATAAGTAGAGAATTGATGCTCAACGAAGGAAGTTGTGGGAGTTCTTTGTGAAACCTTGCCCCCAACACCTCCTCTAAGACCGAGCACAATTTTCTGTTGTGCAAGGTGTTCTAGTCTTTGGAGTAACTCTTCAATCCTACCATTCATGCCTTGATAAAAAGGATTAAGAGAAGTAGAGAGGAAGTTCCACACCTGGGTTTTCTTAGTTGAAAATTCAGCTTCCACCTTGCTTCGCAAAACTTCAGTATCGATCTCGTCCAGCAGGTCCTCGGCATTGAAGACAGTATGTTTAAGCTCGTCAAGCCACTTTCCCACACGGGGTTTCTCAATCTGCTGCTCCTCTGCATCATCAAGCACTGCATCAAGGGCCAGAAACGTCAGCTTCAGTTTCTCCAGAAGTGAATGATCAAGTTTTTTTCCCCGGAAGAAGTCCATCAACTCCCCAGAACCGATCTTGTCGCACAACGTCTGAATGGAAGCAGACAGAAATGCCTCTCCAATCAAAGCTCCTGCCATCTCtcctgttttttctttttttttcttttggaacaAAGAATAAATTTCAAAGAAGtgtaaacatgaggaactaTAAGAGCCTTTTATGGTTTATTTTAAGCTCAATTTTGTTTCAGAAAGAAGTGTCCTGATTTATTTCCACACACCtaattttacttttcatacatctttttatttttcaaaagtcagatcaaatgaattgaagaaaatcaactgacaaaaattattgaagatgtataagaagtaaaacgagatgtgtgaataacacaCCCTTTTATTTTAGGTCAACAATACAGTGGGCCTCACACTTTAATCATAGTCATATATAACTACATAATTGTTTTATTAATCATAATTTCTTATATAATTTAACAGGttgttttgctttgttttgGGAAAGGTGGTTTCTTAGTAGTTGTGTGGAAATTCTGGGTTGGGTGACTTCTGTTTTATTCTTCTTGTATGTGTTTTTGAGATTCCAAATATGAAATATTTGAAGATGTCAAACTCTTTTGTGTATTACTTTGTGGAGAATTTGGTACTTCAGTGAGTAACAACTTTTTACTAGCTAATGCTTGGAAAGttaaatttacaaacaaaaatttcaaaaactaaataacatgaaagttaatgatttaattattactgaagtgttgataaacatgcttatttttactagtgacatatcatttaatttacaaattttgtttataaatttaatctctttagcatcatattttttttttttttttttttttactgctgCTTCTTTAGAAACTGCAATGTTTTCGTATGGACTTCTTTTTCTGGCTCGCATAGGTTCAGTAATCAAGGCTGCTGGGACAATCATCACTCGACCCGTGTTGATTTCTTTGAATTTACAGTGGCAAGACCTAACTAATGGCTCTTTATGCATAAGATGGATTGTTTAGCACTCATAGCCTCGCCATATGTATTATGTCATGGGGCGTGATCCACACACCCgaacacaccccattttacttctcacatatctttttaattttcgaccgtcagatcggatgaattgaaaaagatcaacgaatagaaattatcaagaagtatgtaagaaataaaatgagatGTATAGATAGCACATCCCTTATGTTATATGTGAGTGTGTATGCATGCATTTGCATTTTTCTCTCCTTTAGAACCATTAAACAGTTTATGATGGCAAGTGTCTCTGTGatctaaaacaaaaaacttggTTCGTAATCATATACTCAATCCATTGTCTTCTAACTACTTGAGCTCAAAATTAATAGTTAATTTATGTGCCCTTGGATGTTGAttcagttttgagtctatacTTGAAGTCACGTTCGtgtataatttttaatttaattggattTGTAATATTGCCACCTATTtgccttttcaatttttttatatttttttataggtTCAACATGGAACCCTACTAGCATTATCGATTATTATCTCAACTTAATTActtattattaaatattaaatattatcaCAAAAATGTTTCGTTGATGTTAAAAGTGAAACATCTCATATATAAGTTGAACAAATTTTACATTGTATCTTTGTTATAAGAATTTATTTTCCAATgcatttgaaaatttgtttACTTTTAGGTCTAAAATAGCTATTTttgttgaattaaaattttctcaCTTCCTTTTACCATCTTCTTCCATCATCTCTTTTTacattctctattttatttttttataaaaaattaatataaaatattaacgtgatttaattgcgatcattcaaataaaaaaatatataaaatataaatataaatataaaaaataaaaaaaagaaaatcctacTCCATTTTTGTTACTTTATGATTGCAGAAGAGGCTGAGTAGGTTGGGCAGATAGGGGTGTGGACCGACCAATCCTAGCCTATAATATAGGTCAAGTGTACATTTGTAGGGCTCTAGGCATTGGGTGATGGGTAGCTTAGGCAGAGATTGACCGTTTGGCAGGGTTGACAATGATGGGCTATAATAAAagcaatttttcttttcatttttggtaAAATTTATTAGTGGCTTGGTGGTGCATTACAAGAGTGGTTGTCTTAATAAAATGGGGTAATTATGGCGCAATGAGTTTTGCTTTatgagttctttttttttttttttttttttttttttatcattttatttttcatgcacTCTATATATTTATCTTCCATCATCCGCAAAAGTATTCTCCAAATTCAAACCCAAATATTTCCTTACATTTTTCGTCTTTAAAATGTTAAATAGTTAGTCCTTTTGAAGTGTGACGGAAAATTGAATTTGGTTCAAAGTTAGCTGGAAAATTTAAGTTCTATAAAAGTGattttaattattgaatttaattgaATTCATGAGTTTAATTCCAGTACAATAAATGATTAAGTTtttgataaagacaaaataaattaacCAATAGTAGATTAAAAATAAGTTTACTATATGAATTTGAACCGCCTTAAGTCCAATATATTGGTTATTCTAACAACTCTTTTGAAAACTAGTTATTTTCTTTCTCTAAAAAAGTTGGTCATTTATTGCATGGGAAATAACCATGAGTAGAAATATCCCAAGAAAAATATTAAGGAGACTCACTTAAAGTGTGACTCTTCATATAATTTCCGTCATCTCATGTGTTTGGTATATGTTTCATAATGTTGGCACCATAATTCTACGAAAAACATAAGGTGGCGGAGCATCCATGAAGAGTGAGAgaatcttcttagcatttccCATATCGCAATAGAACAACCAATACTTTAAACTCAATTACATGAGATGAGGATCGTACATATATCACGTTTGTTAATGCGGTGGCTCATCGGTTAGCAAAGTTAGCTTTATCCATTTGTTCTTATGTGTTGGATGGAGGATACCCCGACTTAATTCATGATGTCCTCCTCCAAGTTTTGGATTGTAATCTTGAATGATTTTCAGTAAATTATTGTCTCAActcaaaaaattaaagaaaattcaaGGCTCATTTATGTAGTGCTTTTAAATGTCTAAAGCGATTTTAAagaaatcatttaaaaacactttctgaaCAAGCTCTCAATGTGCCAAATTCTTATGTATATAAATCTAAGTTTCCGCCGTGACGAATGAGATAGAAAAACGGTGCATAATCACACTACAAAAAATCACAGC is from Pyrus communis chromosome 10, drPyrComm1.1, whole genome shotgun sequence and encodes:
- the LOC137747196 gene encoding putative disease resistance RPP13-like protein 1, whose amino-acid sequence is MAGALIGEAFLSASIQTLCDKIGSGELMDFFRGKKLDHSLLEKLKLTFLALDAVLDDAEEQQIEKPRVGKWLDELKHTVFNAEDLLDEIDTEVLRSKVEAEFSTKKTQVWNFLSTSLNPFYQGMNGRIEELLQRLEHLAQQKIVLGLRGGVGGKVSQRTPTTSFVEHQFSTYGRDEDEAKLKKLLLSDDARGGNASVIPIVGMGGVGKTTLAQLLYNNDRVKEQFDVRAWACVSEDFDAIRVTKTLVQSIASKPCDTSDMSLLQVALREQLMGKRFLLVLDDLWNDDYNDWSVLQAPFTYGARGSKVIVTTRNESVASIVHTVPIHSLKQLSHDDCWLLLAKHAFRNENASAHPDLEEIGKKIARKCKGLPLAAKALGGLLSCNMDYKKWNHILNSNLWELPQANSILPSLRLSFHHLPTYLKQCFAYCSIFPKDHEFEKHNLVQLWMAVGLISQAEGEERMEEVGENYFNELVSRSLIQRSRTEEHGFTMHDLINDLAMFVSREICFRMDEEGSHEVPKRVRHLSYLKGKFDAAKKFQPLNGVEYLRTFLPMSLRKSNWEYVSSKVPSDLLPTLKCSRALSLARYENISHLPDCIGDHIHLRYIDLSYTAIKRLPDTVSCLYNLQTLLLVGCSSLVELPVDMRKLIKLRHLDIRKTRIREMPVQMGRLKSLRTLTAYVLGTSTRSGGIEELGELPNLGGELSIMNLENVVHVVDALRANLKDKKDLNEIQLVWGTKDADDSIKERNVLERLQPSVNLAKLIIRCYGGTSFPNWLGDSSFSNIKVMRLSGFSSCWSLPPVGQLPALKELHIEKMKFVMSIGAEFYGVNGTSLIQPFRSLERLEFREMPEWEAWLPSPGRGQCPDFPCLEELVLESCPKLRGNLPDYLPCLKKLEVSDCGVLHERATRSRWIPWSLIVNTESLRQSLQYLEIRGCPGLSSLLETESLPSLSTLRIQNFSRTDCLQPHLSSCLQKLTLHNCGSLLSFPRNGLPTSLKSLEIVYCRRLEFLSHEMMAKLTSLQHFSLFNSCDSLRSFPLGVFRKLSSLYLDGSKNLESLSIGEGADVENLTHLDSLCIYNCRNLVSFPHGGLPAPTLAGLEVSGCKNLKLLPDRIHTLTALRDLQISGLPNVESFAEGGLPPNLQSFRISGCEKLRPSVEYWGLQRLVSLRTFKIWRSEDVLETVLKEQLLPTTLHTLEIYGMKSLKSLEGRGLQHLTSLQQLEIRSCKSLESLPKEGLPASLRLLRINYSSSLEKRCQEKTGEEWSKIAHIPCIQIDNQVII